The Coffea arabica cultivar ET-39 chromosome 8e, Coffea Arabica ET-39 HiFi, whole genome shotgun sequence genome window below encodes:
- the LOC140012519 gene encoding uncharacterized protein isoform X1, which produces MSIERPLRVSLYWGGKIHYEDGSICYLPRTSNRTFSLRHRIGYDELVDRIYEYMGVDRGLFKLNLFLRQPCGRTSYNVSPVVDDETLEIMYDVWNELVPYIAELYIEKEEIVQNPLVSSTFIPPTTNIGPMMSLVHACMDPTRYRSYSSTVVPETASVSQRPHGDCVRDVVEPRFTSGLRTDVEYVEGLDSIQSFRDHVSPNHVPSYGFDSTAGPSHCNTLIDDDLENDVEDVEESESVDVSDSDSDGENERRVVHQDLGNQQPFAAFANLSYVPRGFEFFSNLGNINDDDQFTDESGLERIVTFSEDNNHICLHMRFESKQQLSRAIRMWSINHNREFRVVESKSNTWVAKCKSAFERSTTTVANVSYPPCDWCVRAVKKKTHGLWQITKWVNDHNCVGDLMSNSNASLTSSVIARHIVRSIEDDPGFKVKNIVSHVKKVLKVDVSYKKAWYGRRKAIELIFGSWDANFAELPKYVDALMQSNQGSVIRWLHHSDSTDRLKTFKYVFWAFGPAIDAFHMCRPVICVDGTHLRGEYKGKLLVAVTQDANNHIIPLAYAIVDEETICSWSWFMEQLRYNVARDRYPICVISDRHNGIIHAMTHYDYWQEPLAFHRFCLRHVRSNLMSHFKGLHLRRLCWAMGKARQLRKWRAFKRELRNMFPDAWSYLSNIGAEKWCLTHDGENRWGILTTNISESYNNVLRGARHLPIRACIDMTFHRTVELFKTRREDARHCRYPFPPKIWRRFKNSDLKAGTHRVVEFDGSSGVYKIVTGRRVDGKGGNTQTVKYFDKTCSCGKWQCYRLPCSHVMAVCRHRGDNPGALVDPQFTNRRWAVQYSGKFSPLPHPDTWFQPDWELRADSSKYVARRAGRVRARRIRNEMDERDPEEPRRCTNCHQSGHNRRNCPNFRA; this is translated from the coding sequence ATGTCTATAGAAAGACCTCTGCGAGTATCTCTTTATTGGGGAGGTAAAATACACTATGAAGAtgggtcaatttgttatttgccTCGTACTTCCAACCGTACATTCTCATTACGGCATAGAATTGGATATGATGAGCTGGTGGATAGAATTTATGAATACATGGGGGTCGATAGGGGGCTGTTCAAGTTGAATTTATTTCTCCGCCAACCTTGTGGCCGTACTTCTTATAATGTCTCTCCAGTGGTGGATGATGAAACTCTGGAGATAATGTATGATGTCTGGAACGAACTTGTCCCATACATCGCTGAACTTTATATCGAGAAGGAGGAAATAGTCCAAAATCCTCTCGTCAGTAGCACATTCATTCCACCAACTACCAATATTGGGCCGATGATGTCGCTTGTCCATGCATGCATGGATCCAACTAGGTATCGATCCTACTCTAGTACAGTGGTACCAGAGACAGCATCGGTATCACAACGACCACATGGGGATTGTGTTAGGGACGTGGTAGAGCCACGGTTCACGTCAGGCTTAAGGACGGATGTTGAATATGTTGAAGGCCTTGACTCGATTCAAAGTTTTAGAGACCACGTATCGCCGAATCATGTGCCTTCTTATGGCTTCGATTCGACTGCTGGTCCAAGTCATTGTAACACATTGATAGATGATGATTTGGAAAATGATGTAGAAGATGTGGAAGAATCTGAGTCGGTAGATGTGTCAGACAGTGACTCAGATGGCGAAAATGAAAGACGTGTAGTCCACCAGGATCTTGGGAACCAACAGCCCTTTGCTGCATTTGCCAACCTTTCGTATGTTCCACGAGGATTCGAATTCTTCTCTAACCTTGGAAATATAAATGATGACGACCAATTCACTGATGAAAGTGGGTTGGAACGTATTGTGACATTTAGTGAGGATAATAATCACATATGTCTACATATGAGATTTGAGAGCAAACAACAGCTGAGCAGGGCTATTAGAATGTGGTCTATCAATCATAATAGGGAGTTTAGGGTTGTTGAGAGCAAGAGTAATACTTGGGTTGCCAAATGTAAATCTGCATTTGAAAGGAGCACCACCACTGTGGCCAACGTATCGTATCCTCCATGCGACTGGTGTGTCCGAGCAGTGAAAAAAAAGACTCATGGACTGTGGCAAATAACCAAATGGGTCAACGACCATAATTGTGTTGGTGATTTGATGAGTAATAGCAATGCTAGTCTTACATCTTCGGTTATTGCTAGACACATAGTTCGTAGCATTGAAGATGATCCTGGGTTTAAAGTAAAGAATATAGTAAGCCATGTCAAGAAAGTTTTGAAGGTGGATGTgtcctataaaaaggcttggtACGGCAGACGCAAAGCTATTGAACTTATATTTGGTTCTTGGGATGCCAATTTTGCTGAACTGCCGAAATATGTTGATGCACTTATGCAGTCAAATCAGGGATCTGTGATCAGGTGGTTGCACCATTCTGATAGTACGGATCGTCTGAAGACATTTAAGTATGTCTTCTGGGCTTTTGGACCGGCTATTGATGCATTTCACATGTGTCGACCGGTTATATGTGTTGATGGCACTCATCTGCGGGGCGAATATAAAGGCAAACTACTTGTTGCAGTTACGCAAGATGCCAACAACCACATTATTCCGCTAGCCTATGCCATTGTCGACGAAGAAACTATTTGTAGTTGGTCTTGGTTCATGGAACAACTAAGATACAATGTGGCCCGTGATCGGTATCCTATTTGTGTCATTTCGGATCGGCATAATGGTATCATCCATGCCATGACACATTATGACTATTGGCAAGAACCTTTGGCCTTTCATAGATTTTGTCTACGACACGTTAGGAGTAACCTAATGAGTCACTTCAAAGGCTTGCACCTTAGAAGGTTATGTTGGGCAATGGGAAAAGCCAGACAATTGCGCAAGTGGCGGGCATTCAAACGAGAATTGAGGAACATGTTTCCAGATGCATGGAGTTATCTGTCTAACATTGGAGCTGAGAAGTGGTGTCTAACACATGACGGTGAGAACCGTTGGGGTATTCTTACAACCAACATTTCCGAAAGTTATAATAATGTACTTAGAGGAGCTCGTCATTTGCCTATCCGGGCTTGTATTGATATGACATTTCATCGGACTGTTGAGTTGTTTAAAACAAGAAGAGAGGATGCTAGACATTGCCGTTATCCATTTCCTCCAAAGATATGGCGGCGGTTTAAGAATTCGGACCTGAAAGCGGGAACCCACAGGGTTGTTGAGTTCGATGGCTCATCGGGGGTGTACAAAATTGTGACTGGTAGACGTGTGGATGGTAAAGGGGGTAATACACAAACGGTAAAGTATTTTGATAAAACATGCTCTTGTGGTAAGTGGCAGTGCTACAGACTTCCCTGTTCGCACGTGATGGCCGTGTGCAGGCACCGAGGTGATAATCCTGGTGCACTTGTAGATCCCCAATTTACAAATAGGCGGTGGGCGGTGCAGTATTCAGGAAAGTTTAGCCCTTTGCCACATCCGGATACTTGGTTCCAACCAGATTGGGAGCTGCGGGCAGATAGTAGTAAATATGTTGCACGTCGGGCTGGAAGGGTACGAGCTAGAAGAATTCGGAATGAGATGGATGAGAGAGACCCAGAGGAGCCAAGAAGATGTACAAATTGTCATCAATCGGGCCATAATAGAAGAAATTGTCCAAATTTTAGAGCTTGA